A window of Armatimonadota bacterium contains these coding sequences:
- a CDS encoding molybdenum cofactor guanylyltransferase, translating to MRSCRRCDPRHVGSPTGVVLAGGKSRRMGCDKATLPLGDRSLLAHVVGRLRAVCAPVLVVASRPDAYPDCGVPVIADRWPVGGPLAGLHAGLAAARTDYAVVVACDLPFITPSVLRGLVERAGGFEAAVPRVDGVAQPLCAVYHRGVEPVAEALLRRGVRSVRALLRRLRVHYVGEDELRAWDPDLRSFLNVNTPANYERALAML from the coding sequence GTGCGATCCTGCCGGCGGTGCGATCCTCGACATGTGGGCTCACCGACCGGGGTCGTCCTCGCGGGTGGGAAGAGCCGGCGCATGGGGTGCGACAAGGCCACCCTACCGCTTGGGGATCGTAGCCTGCTGGCGCACGTCGTCGGCCGCCTGCGTGCGGTGTGCGCGCCGGTGCTCGTCGTGGCTTCCCGGCCTGACGCCTATCCCGACTGCGGGGTGCCGGTGATCGCCGACCGCTGGCCCGTCGGGGGCCCGCTCGCCGGCCTGCACGCCGGCCTTGCGGCGGCCCGCACCGACTACGCGGTGGTCGTCGCCTGCGACCTTCCGTTCATCACGCCGAGCGTGCTGCGCGGGTTGGTCGAACGCGCTGGGGGATTCGAGGCCGCGGTACCCAGGGTGGACGGAGTTGCACAACCGCTGTGCGCCGTCTACCATCGCGGCGTGGAGCCCGTCGCCGAGGCGCTGCTGCGCCGCGGAGTCCGATCGGTGCGGGCGCTGCTGCGACGCCTGCGCGTCCACTACGTCGGCGAGGACGAACTGCGCGCGTGGGACCCGGATCTGCGCAGCTTTTTGAACGTCAACACGCCCGCAAACTACGAGCGGGCGCTCGCGATGCTTTGA
- the fdhD gene encoding formate dehydrogenase accessory sulfurtransferase FdhD codes for MRHRPGSKTRTRLWVVAGQRAGSRADWVATEEPMEIRLVAGGQQRTVAVTMRTPGGDFELAAGFLFGEGIVRSREDVLRISYCLGPPAEQHYNVVNVELRSDRLPDLAPLERHFYTTSACGVCGRASLEAIRSRGGAPLPDGPRVPVQVVAALPGTLRSAQGLFGLTGGLHAAALFDPSGKLVAVYEDVGRHNAMDKLVGWAFLENRLPLRDHLVMVSGRASFELVHKAVAAGIPVFCAVSAPSSLAVATAREFGLTLVGFLRGERFNVYAGSHRIQLSMRVGG; via the coding sequence ATGCGTCACAGACCTGGGAGCAAGACGCGCACACGCCTATGGGTGGTCGCGGGCCAACGGGCCGGATCGCGCGCCGACTGGGTCGCCACCGAAGAACCGATGGAGATCCGGCTGGTGGCGGGCGGCCAGCAGCGCACGGTCGCGGTGACGATGCGTACGCCGGGCGGCGACTTCGAGCTGGCGGCCGGCTTTTTGTTCGGGGAGGGGATCGTGCGGTCCCGCGAGGACGTCCTCCGGATCTCGTACTGCCTGGGTCCGCCCGCCGAGCAGCACTACAACGTCGTCAACGTGGAACTGCGCTCCGATCGTCTGCCCGATCTGGCACCGCTGGAGCGGCACTTCTACACGACCAGCGCGTGCGGGGTGTGCGGCAGGGCGAGCCTCGAGGCGATCCGCTCGCGCGGGGGCGCCCCGCTGCCGGACGGTCCGCGGGTCCCCGTCCAGGTGGTCGCCGCGCTCCCGGGCACGCTGCGTTCGGCGCAGGGGTTGTTCGGGCTGACCGGAGGGTTGCACGCGGCGGCGCTGTTCGACCCCTCCGGCAAGTTGGTCGCGGTGTACGAGGACGTAGGCCGGCACAACGCCATGGACAAACTGGTGGGATGGGCCTTCCTGGAGAATCGGCTCCCGTTGCGGGACCACCTCGTGATGGTGAGTGGCCGTGCCAGCTTCGAGCTGGTGCACAAGGCGGTCGCCGCCGGAATCCCCGTCTTCTGCGCGGTGTCGGCTCCCAGCAGCCTCGCCGTCGCGACCGCGCGGGAATTCGGCCTGACCCTCGTCGGTTTCCTGCGCGGTGAGCGCTTCAACGTCTACGCCGGGTCGCACAGGATCCAGCTGTCCATGCGGGTCGGGGGGTAG
- a CDS encoding DUF2231 domain-containing protein gives MYLFHPPVTDFPIALWMTSFLFDVLNWLRPRDLYRTIALWLIGLGLLAAPVAIATAFYDFARLARDGVGTAFLSRHVVHSTLAYATTFVYLASFVLRWRAPDARTWIAVAALAGPVLVVLTGYWGNQIRQVM, from the coding sequence GTGTACCTGTTCCACCCCCCGGTGACCGATTTTCCGATCGCGCTGTGGATGACGAGCTTCCTGTTCGACGTCCTGAACTGGTTGAGACCGCGCGACCTGTACCGGACGATCGCCCTCTGGCTGATCGGGCTGGGGCTGCTCGCCGCCCCCGTCGCGATCGCAACCGCATTTTACGACTTCGCGCGCCTCGCCCGCGACGGCGTAGGAACGGCGTTCCTCAGCCGCCACGTCGTACACAGTACGCTCGCCTACGCCACCACCTTCGTGTACCTGGCCTCGTTCGTGCTGCGCTGGCGCGCGCCCGATGCACGCACCTGGATCGCCGTCGCCGCGCTCGCGGGGCCCGTGCTCGTCGTGCTGACCGGGTACTGGGGCAACCAGATCCGGCAGGTGATGTAG
- a CDS encoding molybdenum cofactor guanylyltransferase: MSGSLTGIVLAGGPGRIGAVPKLRAVLAGRPLVCLVVERLRSACDEILVVAKDRALAELGLHVVVDPEPMTHPLIGLAAGLRAATAEWCFVCGCDMPFVNPGLVRWMASQAELADVVIPVLSDGPHALHAVYARGCHPVLEEMAVRGETLWRFLRGLRARIVTEAECRWLDPDLRSFFVVETESDLHEAQRLLESEAKVR; the protein is encoded by the coding sequence GTGAGCGGGTCCCTCACGGGCATCGTCCTGGCGGGCGGTCCCGGCCGGATCGGCGCCGTCCCCAAACTCCGGGCGGTGCTGGCGGGGCGACCGCTGGTCTGCCTGGTCGTCGAGCGGTTGCGCTCTGCCTGTGACGAGATCCTCGTCGTTGCCAAGGACCGCGCGCTCGCCGAGTTGGGCCTGCACGTCGTCGTCGACCCCGAACCGATGACCCACCCCCTGATCGGGCTGGCGGCCGGGCTCCGTGCCGCCACCGCCGAATGGTGCTTCGTCTGCGGTTGCGACATGCCGTTCGTGAACCCCGGGCTCGTGCGGTGGATGGCGTCGCAAGCGGAACTCGCGGACGTCGTCATCCCGGTCCTGTCGGACGGACCTCACGCGTTGCACGCGGTGTACGCGCGCGGTTGTCACCCCGTCCTCGAGGAGATGGCGGTGCGGGGAGAGACGCTGTGGCGGTTCCTGCGGGGACTGCGCGCGCGGATCGTCACGGAGGCGGAGTGCCGCTGGCTGGATCCGGATCTCCGCTCGTTCTTCGTCGTTGAGACGGAATCGGACCTGCACGAGGCGCAGCGGCTGCTGGAGAGCGAAGCGAAGGTGCGGTGA
- a CDS encoding sulfurtransferase, which yields MASYARPDVLVQTDWLAAHLDDPGLRIVETNEDPELYAQGHIRGAIHIRWKTDLQDPVRRDWISRQQLEALLGDRGIGNEHTIVLYGDKNNWFATYTFWLLDYYGVENKKILDGGRQKWVAEGRPLVTEEPAFPKTTFRAKDPDPAVRAFRDEIQRRLGDPRLALVDVRSPQEYSGEVLAPPAYPQEGAQRPGHIPGAYNVTWTLNVREDGTFRPAEELRALYEPRGVTPEKDVVAYCRIGERSSLTWFTLKYLLGYPNVKNYDGSWTEWGSLVGVPIERGAPAEAKP from the coding sequence ATGGCGTCTTACGCACGACCCGACGTACTCGTACAGACCGACTGGCTGGCGGCGCATCTGGACGACCCAGGGCTGCGAATCGTCGAGACGAACGAGGATCCGGAGCTCTACGCGCAAGGACACATCCGGGGTGCGATCCACATCCGTTGGAAGACCGACCTGCAAGATCCCGTGCGGCGGGACTGGATCTCCCGCCAGCAGCTCGAGGCGCTGCTGGGCGATCGAGGCATCGGAAACGAACATACGATCGTGCTGTACGGCGACAAGAACAACTGGTTCGCGACGTACACCTTCTGGCTGCTCGACTACTACGGCGTCGAGAACAAGAAAATCCTCGACGGCGGCCGTCAGAAGTGGGTCGCCGAGGGTCGGCCGCTGGTCACCGAGGAGCCGGCGTTCCCCAAAACGACGTTCCGTGCGAAAGACCCCGACCCGGCGGTGCGTGCGTTCCGCGACGAGATCCAGCGCCGCCTCGGGGACCCGCGCCTGGCGCTGGTCGACGTGCGGTCCCCGCAGGAATACAGTGGCGAAGTCCTGGCCCCACCCGCGTATCCGCAGGAGGGAGCGCAGCGTCCGGGCCACATCCCCGGTGCGTACAACGTCACCTGGACGCTGAACGTCCGCGAAGACGGCACCTTCAGGCCCGCCGAGGAACTGCGGGCGCTGTACGAGCCGAGGGGCGTCACCCCGGAAAAGGACGTCGTCGCCTACTGCCGGATCGGGGAGCGCAGCAGCCTCACATGGTTCACGCTGAAGTACCTGCTGGGCTATCCGAACGTGAAGAACTACGACGGATCGTGGACGGAGTGGGGGAGCCTGGTGGGCGTTCCGATCGAGCGAGGGGCTCCCGCGGAGGCGAAGCCGTGA
- a CDS encoding thioredoxin family protein: protein MERVWIVVAIALLVASLWLFVRLRDRRLARRLEPVDGPAVLAFTHPLCVPCRTQQAPALERLHALVPGVRIEVVDVERQPDVARRYGIFSVPTTVVVGAGGRVLAFNRGLADERKLARQLAAEPTAESGRPQRGATESLAPRG from the coding sequence GTGGAGCGCGTCTGGATCGTCGTGGCCATCGCGCTGCTGGTGGCGTCGCTCTGGCTGTTCGTTCGCCTGCGCGACCGCCGCCTAGCCCGGCGCCTGGAGCCGGTCGACGGGCCCGCAGTGCTGGCGTTCACCCACCCCCTGTGTGTGCCCTGCCGCACCCAGCAGGCGCCGGCTCTCGAACGTCTGCACGCGCTGGTGCCCGGCGTGCGGATCGAGGTCGTCGACGTGGAGCGTCAGCCGGATGTCGCGCGGCGCTACGGGATCTTCTCGGTCCCCACGACCGTCGTCGTCGGGGCAGGGGGGCGGGTGTTGGCCTTCAACCGCGGCCTGGCGGACGAACGCAAACTGGCCAGACAGCTGGCCGCGGAGCCCACCGCGGAATCGGGGCGCCCACAGCGAGGCGCGACCGAGTCGTTGGCCCCGAGGGGTTGA
- the proS gene encoding proline--tRNA ligase has product METKEIVREIPSKSANFSDWYTAVVLKAELADYAPMRGMTVFRPYGYAIWELMQAALDRRFKETGHANAYFPLFIPRSFLEREAEHVAGFAPEVAWVTHGGKEQLSEWLAVRPTSEAIIGHMYAKWIQSYRDLPILINQWNNVVRWEKSTRFFLRTMEFLWQEGHTAHRTAQEAEEETWRMLRVYEDFVTTELAVPVLAGRKPDSEKFAGAIYSLTIEAMMPDGQALQSGTSHFFGTNFARAFGIQFLDADNTRKYVSTTSWGLSWRALGATIMTHGDDRGLFLPPRIAPIQVVVVPIRFEQEPSVRDAARSVAAELAGRMRVRLDEREAYTPGWKFNDWEMRGVPLRVEIGPKELRAHQAILVARDGQGGRRPVPLDGVADAAAAELGAIQSRMYERAKAFLDSQTLQASTFDEAVETIGQRRGFVRVLWCRDAACENRLREATGASPRVITDEPADGVCVACGRPAVCAVYFARAY; this is encoded by the coding sequence ATGGAGACAAAGGAGATCGTCCGGGAGATCCCCAGCAAGTCCGCGAACTTCTCGGACTGGTACACCGCGGTCGTGTTGAAAGCCGAGCTGGCCGACTACGCGCCGATGCGGGGCATGACGGTCTTCCGGCCATACGGGTACGCAATCTGGGAACTGATGCAGGCCGCGCTGGATCGCCGCTTCAAAGAGACGGGCCATGCCAACGCGTACTTCCCGCTGTTCATTCCGCGCAGCTTCCTGGAGCGGGAGGCCGAGCACGTGGCGGGGTTTGCGCCGGAGGTGGCCTGGGTGACCCACGGCGGCAAAGAACAGCTCAGCGAGTGGTTGGCGGTGCGGCCGACGTCGGAGGCGATCATCGGCCACATGTACGCCAAGTGGATCCAGTCGTACCGCGATCTGCCGATCCTCATCAACCAGTGGAACAACGTCGTGCGCTGGGAGAAGTCCACGCGCTTTTTCTTGCGCACGATGGAGTTCCTGTGGCAGGAGGGGCACACCGCGCACCGCACCGCACAGGAAGCGGAGGAGGAAACCTGGCGGATGCTGCGCGTCTACGAGGACTTCGTGACGACGGAGCTGGCCGTTCCTGTGCTCGCGGGCAGAAAGCCCGACAGCGAGAAATTCGCCGGCGCCATCTACAGCCTGACGATCGAGGCAATGATGCCCGACGGGCAGGCGCTGCAGTCGGGCACGAGCCACTTCTTCGGTACGAACTTCGCCCGGGCGTTCGGCATCCAGTTCCTGGACGCCGACAACACGCGCAAGTACGTCTCGACCACGTCGTGGGGGCTGTCGTGGCGCGCACTGGGTGCAACGATCATGACGCACGGCGACGACCGCGGCCTGTTCTTGCCCCCACGCATCGCCCCGATCCAGGTCGTGGTGGTGCCCATCCGGTTCGAGCAGGAGCCGTCGGTCCGCGACGCCGCGCGCTCCGTCGCGGCGGAACTCGCCGGGCGGATGCGGGTGAGACTGGACGAGCGGGAGGCCTACACGCCCGGGTGGAAGTTCAACGACTGGGAGATGCGCGGCGTACCGCTGCGCGTCGAGATCGGTCCCAAGGAGTTGCGGGCCCACCAGGCCATCTTGGTGGCCCGTGACGGGCAAGGCGGCAGGCGGCCGGTGCCGCTGGACGGCGTCGCGGACGCGGCGGCCGCGGAACTCGGGGCGATCCAGTCGCGCATGTACGAACGCGCGAAGGCGTTTTTGGACTCGCAGACGCTGCAGGCCTCGACGTTCGACGAGGCGGTCGAGACGATCGGGCAGCGCCGCGGGTTCGTCCGCGTCCTGTGGTGCCGTGACGCGGCATGTGAGAACCGGCTGCGGGAGGCAACCGGCGCCTCGCCGCGGGTGATCACGGACGAGCCGGCCGACGGGGTGTGCGTCGCGTGTGGGCGTCCGGCGGTCTGCGCCGTCTACTTCGCACGCGCGTACTGA
- a CDS encoding lysophospholipid acyltransferase family protein translates to MTLGYRAARAAVRGLLWFLFAFRTAGGEHCPRSGPVIAAANHLSWLDPIVHAAALPRRAVFMAAEDLLGERVHPGFVPWEGLLRVIAPLLRWYGVIPVPRTEVDAAAYTGSAYKAALRLLRAGGCLAIYPEGGINRTAEPLAPLRNGVALLSARAQAPVLPMWLFGTDRALPLGSVVPRPARVSVRFGPPLPPPQGRSAADVEATTRALREAMLALYRQGHP, encoded by the coding sequence GTGACGCTCGGCTACCGGGCCGCACGGGCTGCCGTCCGCGGCCTGCTGTGGTTCCTGTTCGCCTTCCGTACCGCGGGCGGCGAACACTGCCCGCGTTCGGGCCCGGTGATCGCCGCCGCGAATCACCTGTCCTGGCTGGACCCGATCGTGCATGCCGCGGCGCTGCCGCGCCGGGCGGTGTTCATGGCGGCGGAAGACCTGCTGGGCGAGCGCGTCCATCCGGGCTTCGTCCCGTGGGAGGGGCTGCTGCGCGTCATCGCCCCACTTTTGCGATGGTACGGCGTGATTCCGGTGCCCCGCACCGAGGTCGATGCGGCCGCCTACACGGGATCCGCGTACAAGGCCGCCCTGCGCCTGCTGCGCGCCGGCGGCTGCCTGGCGATCTACCCGGAGGGCGGAATCAACAGGACCGCCGAACCGCTGGCTCCACTGCGCAACGGTGTCGCACTGCTGAGTGCGCGCGCCCAAGCACCCGTTCTGCCGATGTGGCTGTTCGGCACCGACCGGGCCCTGCCGCTGGGCTCGGTCGTGCCCCGTCCAGCACGCGTCTCGGTCCGTTTCGGTCCTCCGCTGCCGCCGCCCCAGGGCCGGTCGGCCGCCGACGTCGAGGCGACCACACGTGCGCTGCGCGAGGCGATGCTGGCCCTGTACCGTCAGGGGCATCCGTGA
- a CDS encoding DUF4395 domain-containing protein, which translates to MRGAHVEVERMSRRVDHNALRTNQLAIVLFVVAGFLTDTHWLVGVVGAVLALGAADPRAALFQQFYHRALKGRFLRPDVREDDLAPHRFAQGVGAVFLLSAAFAMWAGASVVGWAVAWIVAVLAAVNLIFGFCAGCFVYVQLTRLGWIRPGGKEG; encoded by the coding sequence GTGAGGGGCGCACACGTCGAGGTCGAACGCATGTCCCGGCGCGTCGATCACAACGCGCTGCGCACCAACCAGCTCGCCATCGTGCTCTTCGTCGTGGCTGGGTTCCTCACCGACACCCACTGGCTGGTCGGGGTGGTGGGTGCGGTGCTGGCGCTGGGCGCGGCAGACCCCAGGGCCGCGCTGTTCCAGCAGTTCTACCACCGAGCGCTGAAAGGGCGGTTTCTGCGGCCAGATGTGCGGGAGGACGACTTGGCCCCGCACCGGTTCGCGCAGGGCGTGGGCGCGGTGTTCTTGCTGTCGGCGGCCTTCGCGATGTGGGCGGGCGCGTCGGTGGTGGGGTGGGCTGTGGCCTGGATCGTCGCGGTGCTCGCGGCGGTCAACCTGATCTTCGGATTCTGCGCCGGCTGCTTCGTCTACGTCCAGCTGACGCGGCTGGGATGGATCCGCCCTGGCGGGAAAGAGGGGTAG
- a CDS encoding FdhF/YdeP family oxidoreductase, with translation MGRTFQVRGWDPRLWASRRPLGIGEQRPNNYLEIAHAVWENLDRLGYAWRVLAHGVCDGCALGTAGLRDWTVEGVHLCNVRLRLLRLNTMPALDARLLEDVAALKYKRGEELRRLGRLPHPMIRRRAEPGFRPLSWDEALDLAAERIRAAGPERIGFYLTSRGMPNEHYYAAQKAVRAMGSNSIDNAARVCHAPSTFALKQAVGVAATTCSYTDLIGTDLIVFIGSNVANNQPVMMKYLYYARRAGTRVAVVNPYREPGMERYWVPSVLESALFGTRIADRFFQVRVGGDVAFLSGVLKAMVEAGWVDGDFIASHTTGFAAVAQALRAQSWQALERGSGLGRAEMVDLARMLAEARTAVFVWSMGVTQHECGEDNVRAIVNLALSKGFVGRDKCGLMPIRGHSGVQGGAEMGAYATALPGGLPIDAHNAKRFAELWGFPVPDRPGLTAPQMVDAAHEGRLEVLFSAGGNFLEVLPDPAYVREALERIPLRVHMDIVLSRSMLVDAADAVVLLPATTRYEVPGGVTQTSTERRVILSPEVAGPRIPQARPEWEVFMDLARRVRPDLAGRLHFSGTPAIREEIARAVPFYDGIQHLQRGGDQFQYGGAHLCWGWKFPTPDGRARFAVVPLPRTDVPDGSFIVATRRGKQFNSMVHERRDALTGAVREAVLMSAQDAARLGLRDGDPVILRNAFGQFRGRILVAPVKPGTLQVHWPEGNVLMDRGRRSPQAGIPDYNAVVQVERPAGSTAGT, from the coding sequence GTGGGAAGAACCTTCCAGGTGCGCGGTTGGGATCCCAGGCTGTGGGCCAGCCGCCGACCGCTGGGCATCGGCGAACAGCGCCCGAACAACTACCTGGAGATCGCCCACGCGGTGTGGGAGAACCTCGACCGCCTGGGCTACGCCTGGCGTGTGCTGGCCCACGGTGTGTGCGACGGCTGCGCTCTGGGTACGGCCGGTCTGCGCGACTGGACCGTGGAGGGCGTGCACCTGTGCAACGTCCGGCTGCGCCTGCTGCGCCTCAACACGATGCCGGCTCTGGACGCCCGACTGCTCGAAGATGTCGCAGCGCTGAAGTACAAGCGAGGCGAGGAGTTGCGCCGCCTCGGTCGTCTGCCCCACCCGATGATCCGACGGCGGGCAGAGCCGGGCTTCCGGCCCCTCTCATGGGACGAAGCACTCGACCTGGCGGCCGAGCGCATCCGCGCCGCGGGTCCCGAGCGGATCGGTTTTTACCTCACCAGCCGCGGCATGCCCAACGAGCACTACTACGCCGCCCAGAAGGCGGTGCGGGCGATGGGCAGCAACTCGATCGACAACGCCGCCCGCGTGTGCCATGCACCCAGCACCTTCGCGCTCAAGCAGGCCGTGGGCGTGGCCGCCACGACCTGCTCGTACACGGATTTGATCGGCACCGACCTGATCGTCTTCATCGGGTCCAACGTCGCCAACAACCAGCCGGTGATGATGAAGTACCTGTACTACGCGCGGCGTGCCGGGACCCGTGTGGCGGTGGTCAACCCCTACCGGGAGCCGGGTATGGAGCGCTACTGGGTGCCCTCGGTGCTGGAGAGCGCGCTGTTCGGCACGCGCATCGCGGACCGCTTCTTCCAGGTCCGTGTGGGCGGAGACGTCGCGTTCCTCAGCGGCGTGCTCAAGGCGATGGTCGAGGCCGGCTGGGTGGACGGAGACTTCATCGCGTCGCACACCACGGGCTTTGCGGCGGTGGCCCAGGCCCTGCGGGCGCAGTCCTGGCAGGCACTGGAACGGGGCAGCGGGTTGGGGCGTGCCGAGATGGTCGATCTGGCGCGGATGCTGGCCGAGGCCCGGACCGCGGTGTTCGTGTGGTCGATGGGCGTGACCCAGCACGAGTGCGGCGAGGACAACGTGCGCGCGATCGTCAACCTCGCACTCAGCAAGGGTTTCGTGGGGCGCGACAAGTGCGGGTTGATGCCGATCCGGGGGCACTCGGGGGTGCAGGGCGGGGCCGAGATGGGAGCGTACGCGACGGCGCTGCCTGGGGGGCTGCCGATCGACGCGCACAACGCCAAGCGCTTCGCCGAGCTGTGGGGCTTCCCGGTACCCGACCGGCCGGGTTTGACCGCGCCGCAGATGGTGGATGCCGCGCACGAGGGTCGACTCGAGGTGCTGTTTAGCGCCGGCGGCAACTTCCTGGAGGTCCTCCCCGATCCGGCGTACGTCCGCGAGGCGCTCGAGCGCATCCCGTTGCGTGTGCACATGGACATCGTGTTGTCGCGCTCCATGTTGGTGGACGCGGCCGATGCCGTGGTGCTGCTGCCCGCGACGACGCGCTACGAGGTGCCCGGCGGCGTCACCCAGACCAGCACCGAGCGGCGGGTGATCCTGAGCCCGGAGGTGGCGGGCCCCCGGATCCCGCAGGCACGGCCCGAGTGGGAGGTGTTCATGGACCTCGCCCGCCGTGTGCGACCGGACCTGGCCGGCCGGCTGCACTTTTCGGGCACGCCCGCCATCCGCGAGGAGATCGCGCGCGCGGTGCCGTTCTACGACGGCATCCAGCACCTCCAGCGCGGGGGCGACCAGTTCCAGTACGGCGGTGCACACCTGTGCTGGGGCTGGAAGTTTCCCACCCCAGACGGTCGGGCGCGCTTTGCGGTGGTGCCGCTGCCCCGGACCGATGTCCCCGATGGATCGTTCATCGTGGCGACGCGGCGGGGCAAGCAGTTCAACAGCATGGTTCACGAGCGGCGCGACGCGCTGACGGGCGCCGTGCGCGAAGCGGTCCTGATGAGCGCACAGGATGCGGCGAGGCTGGGGCTGCGCGATGGCGATCCCGTTATCCTGCGCAACGCGTTTGGCCAGTTTCGGGGCCGCATCCTGGTGGCCCCGGTGAAGCCGGGCACGCTGCAGGTACACTGGCCGGAGGGCAACGTGCTGATGGACCGGGGCCGCCGTTCGCCGCAGGCAGGAATTCCAGACTACAACGCCGTCGTGCAGGTCGAGCGGCCCGCAGGGTCGACCGCGGGGACCTGA
- the apgM gene encoding 2,3-bisphosphoglycerate-independent phosphoglycerate mutase yields the protein MAKIVYVILDGLGDRPIAALGGRTPLEAAHKPNLDGLAARGRQGRVTTVGPGIAPESDVAVTAMLGYDPHPYHAGRGLLEALGMDVPFADGNLALRGNFATVGAGRQILDRRVGRDLTSAEAHELAEAVNRRVRLTGARFALRASVGHRCVVVFYDDHGPLSASIGNTDPAYARVGGLGVAAADFADEIQDCVPLDDSTQARRAAHLVNEFTRAARQALEDHPVNRRRRRQGKLPANAILLRDASDHVPAVPGIAQRFGLRMACFVEMPVERGIARMLGMGTVDVPPSGQDASVYAQWADRAVEALPEWDGLYIHLKGPDEAGHDGDWERKRHSIEGIDRHFFGKLLPSVLDAVVCVTADHATPCEVGRHTDDPVPLLVSGPGVEPDGAGPFGEGSAPRGSLGDLRGIDVLPLLAKLAGRG from the coding sequence TTGGCCAAGATTGTCTACGTGATCCTCGACGGACTCGGCGACCGCCCGATCGCGGCGCTGGGGGGCCGCACGCCCCTGGAGGCGGCGCACAAACCGAACCTCGACGGGCTGGCGGCTCGGGGGCGACAGGGCCGGGTGACGACGGTGGGCCCGGGCATCGCGCCGGAATCGGACGTCGCGGTGACCGCCATGCTCGGATACGATCCGCATCCATACCACGCCGGCCGCGGGCTTCTGGAAGCCCTGGGCATGGACGTGCCGTTTGCCGACGGCAACCTGGCCCTGCGCGGCAACTTCGCGACCGTGGGTGCGGGGCGACAAATCCTCGACCGCCGCGTGGGGCGAGACCTCACGAGCGCCGAAGCGCACGAACTGGCCGAGGCGGTCAACCGTCGGGTGCGCCTGACCGGTGCACGCTTTGCGCTGCGGGCCAGCGTGGGCCACCGGTGCGTCGTCGTCTTCTACGACGACCACGGCCCCCTGTCGGCCAGCATCGGCAACACCGATCCGGCGTATGCGCGCGTGGGCGGGCTGGGCGTCGCCGCCGCAGACTTCGCTGACGAGATCCAGGACTGCGTCCCGCTGGACGATTCCACGCAGGCGCGGCGGGCCGCCCACCTGGTGAACGAGTTCACGCGTGCTGCCCGTCAGGCGCTGGAAGATCACCCTGTGAACCGCCGGCGACGGCGGCAGGGCAAGTTGCCGGCCAACGCGATTTTGCTGCGCGACGCCAGCGACCACGTGCCCGCCGTTCCCGGCATCGCCCAGCGGTTCGGTCTTCGGATGGCCTGCTTCGTCGAGATGCCGGTCGAGCGCGGCATCGCCAGGATGCTGGGCATGGGCACGGTGGACGTGCCGCCCAGCGGGCAGGACGCGTCGGTGTACGCACAGTGGGCGGATCGGGCGGTGGAGGCGTTGCCGGAGTGGGACGGGTTGTACATCCACCTCAAGGGCCCCGACGAAGCCGGCCACGACGGCGACTGGGAGCGCAAGCGCCATAGCATCGAGGGGATCGACCGGCACTTCTTCGGAAAGCTGCTGCCGTCGGTGCTCGACGCGGTCGTATGTGTCACGGCGGACCACGCCACCCCTTGTGAGGTGGGCAGACACACCGACGACCCCGTGCCGTTGCTGGTGTCCGGGCCGGGCGTGGAACCGGACGGCGCGGGACCGTTTGGCGAGGGTTCGGCACCGCGCGGAAGCCTGGGCGACCTGCGCGGCATCGACGTGCTGCCCCTGCTCGCGAAGCTGGCGGGGCGAGGGTGA
- a CDS encoding protein-L-isoaspartate(D-aspartate) O-methyltransferase codes for MTPDRLVHVLIAEGIRDPRVLQAFREVPREAFVPPEFRELAYADRPIPIPHGQVTTQPSLIAKMLEALRLQPHERVLEIGTGYGFQTAVLARLAQFVWSIERHPDLAETAKQNLARAGITNVELVVGDGTLGLAEHAPYDAIVVSAAFLDVPQPLADHLRVGGRLVQPLGPGGDDEVVSFEKTEYGLVRREHLTWARFVRLFGRYGFRPE; via the coding sequence GTGACGCCTGACCGACTCGTCCACGTCCTGATCGCGGAGGGCATCCGCGATCCCCGCGTCCTGCAGGCGTTCCGGGAGGTCCCGCGCGAAGCGTTCGTCCCCCCGGAGTTCCGAGAACTCGCCTACGCCGATCGGCCGATCCCGATCCCGCACGGTCAGGTAACCACGCAGCCGTCGCTGATCGCCAAGATGCTCGAAGCCCTGAGACTCCAGCCCCACGAGCGCGTACTGGAGATCGGCACCGGATACGGATTCCAGACCGCCGTCCTCGCCCGCCTCGCGCAGTTCGTGTGGAGCATCGAGCGCCACCCGGACCTGGCCGAGACAGCCAAGCAGAACCTGGCGAGGGCCGGGATCACGAACGTCGAGCTGGTGGTGGGGGACGGTACGCTGGGGCTGGCGGAGCACGCTCCGTACGATGCCATCGTCGTCTCGGCGGCTTTCTTGGATGTTCCGCAGCCGCTGGCGGACCATCTGCGCGTCGGCGGCCGCCTCGTTCAACCCCTCGGACCCGGCGGCGACGACGAGGTCGTGTCGTTCGAGAAGACGGAGTACGGCCTGGTGCGCCGGGAGCACCTGACGTGGGCGCGTTTTGTGCGATTGTTCGGCCGATACGGGTTCCGCCCGGAATGA